The proteins below come from a single Drosophila kikkawai strain 14028-0561.14 chromosome 3R, DkikHiC1v2, whole genome shotgun sequence genomic window:
- the LOC138928742 gene encoding fatty acyl-CoA reductase wat-like: MPSEIQEFFKKKTIFLTGGTGFLGRVIIEKLLRTTELERIYALFRAKRGLSITERLLSWRKDPVFAELLRMKPEALEKVTPIAGDCLQQDLVISKSDQRLLISQVQVVIHSAAVIRPDEALHMALATNVRATRRMLELAKQMIHLVSFVHVSSAYSQLLKCPVEERFYPEHLSCSSDRILAVADLLGDELLDKLTTVLVGSFSNTCLYTKALAEDVIQREADGLPLCVLRSGFIMSTYKEPLIGWTGHVSGLLGLLVPILGGVMRVTQADRRAHFAAVPADFSASMVLGCAWKTAKNLREQGKSPTIYTLAPSQENPLSFGTLMDCSLSQRDRIPPTKMMWYPFLLCFSSGFFYQLATFFLHILPGYCLDTLLRLQWRESVLLNLYERIHKNISELAPFCNYSWNFRMDNTRDLIDAMCEQDRQLYDFDMGELDWQDYFRCVIEGMRLYVAKDLPTAESYGKGLRLKKRLKIQHYVCCALLVSAIGYVLWQLAEMVIESYF; encoded by the exons ATGCCCTCTGAAATCCAGGAAttctttaaaaagaaaacaattttccTAACAGGAGGCACAGGTTTTTTGGGAAGAG ttattattgaaaaactccTGCGAACAACGGAGCTTGAGAGGATCTACGCACTGTTCAGAGCCAAGCGGGGTCTCTCCATAACAGAACGCCTTTTAAGCTGGCGGAAGGATCCT GTTTTCGCGGAGCTGCTGAGAATGAAACCAGAGGCTCTGGAAAAAGTTACTCCCATCGCTGGGGATTGCTTACAGCAGGATCTGGTCATCAGTAAATCAGACCAAAGGCTTCTGATCTCCCAAGTGCAGGTGGTTATCCATAGTGCTGCTGTTATTCGACCCGATGAAGCCCTTCACATGGCTCTAGCCACCAATGTGCGTGCCACCCGGAGGATGCTAGAGTTGGCCAAGCAAATGATCCATCTCGTGTCCTTTGTCCACGTGTCCAGTGCCTACTCCCAGTTACTAAAGTGTCCTGTCGAGGAGAGGTTTTATCCCGAACACTTGAGCTGCAGTTCGGACCGGATTCTGGCTGTGGCTGACCTGCTTGGCGATGAGCTGCTGGACAAGCTAACCACAGTCCTGGTGGGATCCTTTTCCAACACCTGCCTCTACACAAAGGCTTTGGCAGAGGATGTGATCCAGAGAGAGGCAGATGGCTTGCCGTTGTGTGTCCTTCGATCAGGGTTTA TAATGTCCACCTACAAAGAGCCTTTGATAGGCTGGACAGGCCATGTCTCCGGGCTCTTGGGCCTCCTGGTGCCCATTCTGGGAGGAGTGATGCGCGTAACGCAGGCGGATCGCCGTGCCCACTTTGCTGCAGTGCCAGCGGATTTCAGCGCCAGCATGGTCCTGGGTTGTGCCTGGAAAACTGCTAAAAACCTACGAGAACAAGGAAAATCCCCTACCATTTACACCCTGGCTCCCAGCCAGGAAAACCCTTTGAGTTTTGGGACCTTGATGGATTGCTCTCTTTCCCAACGCGATCGTATTCCCCCCACAAAAATGATGTGGTATCCCTTCCTTCTGTGCTTCTCTTCTGGATTTTTCTACCAACTGGCCACCTTTTTCCTACACATTCTGCCGGGCTACTGCCTGGATACCTTGCTGCGCCTGCAGTGGCGTGAGTCTGTCCTGCTGAATCTATACGAAAGGATCCATAAGAACATTTCCGAACTGGCTccattttgtaattattcCTGGAACTTTCGCATGGACAACACTCGGGATTTAATTGATGCCATGTGTGAGCAGGATCGCCAACTGTACGATTTTGACATGGGTGAGCTAGACTGGCAGGACTACTTCCGGTGCGTCATAGAAGGAATGCGTCTATACGTAGCCAAGGATCTGCCTACAGCTGAGTCTTATGGCAAGGGTTTAAGGCTCAAAAAGCG GCTGAAGATTCAACACTATGTTTGCTGTGCCTTGCTGGTCTCAGCAATAGGCTATGTCCTGTGGCAGCTGGCAGAAATGGTTATTGAAAGCTacttttag